Proteins found in one Maridesulfovibrio sp. genomic segment:
- a CDS encoding Tex family protein, with translation MNSKNISRISSELSIPDKSVKAVAALLDEGATIPFISRYRKEATGSLDEVAVAAISDLFEKLKELDKRRETVLKSIDEQGKLDDDLRRKIESAENMRQLEDLYLPYKPKRKTKGQAAVQKGLEPLAYKIFAQKCDPEQEAQAFVVPAKGVESVDEALAGARDIIAEKIAENTVTRSAIRSLFERRAVIESKPTKAALAEENEDKASKFRDWFDWRESAKKAAGHRILALFRGERDKFLKVTIRPEESEGLDILHRKLVRSRSAVSKQVEMAATDSYKRLLAPQMETELRGVLLEKAETEAINIFAANLREILLSPPLGGKRVLALDPGFRTGAKLVCLDAQGTLLHNETIYPVTSEGKKKEAARIVTSLVKKYDIEAVAIGNGTAGRETEQFVKELGLPQSIQVIMVNESGASVYSASEIAREEFPDYDITVRGAVSIGRRLMDPLAELVKIDPKSIGVGQYQHDVDQKGLAESLGRVVESCVNLVGVELNTASARLLQSVSGLGPVLASNVIKFRDENGPFGSRRDLLKVPRLGPKAFEQCAGFLRIRGAKNPLDGTAVHPERYKAVAGIAKDLGADVSELIKSAELRSRVRLEDYVSDDLGLPTLKDIMKELEKPGRDPRKQFEAVQFDDSVKEVSDLQEGMILNGIVTNVTAFGAFVDIGVHQDGLVHISRMADEFVRDPATVVHPGQALKVKVLEVDIQRKRISLSMRGSDM, from the coding sequence ATGAATTCCAAAAATATATCCCGTATCTCGTCTGAACTGAGTATTCCCGATAAAAGCGTAAAGGCGGTGGCCGCTCTTCTTGATGAAGGAGCTACCATTCCTTTTATTTCACGTTACCGTAAAGAGGCGACCGGCAGCCTTGATGAGGTGGCGGTAGCTGCTATCAGTGATCTTTTTGAAAAACTTAAAGAGCTGGATAAACGCCGCGAGACAGTACTGAAATCCATTGATGAGCAAGGCAAGCTTGATGACGACCTGCGTAGAAAGATAGAATCAGCAGAAAATATGCGTCAGCTTGAGGATTTGTATCTGCCATACAAGCCTAAACGTAAAACAAAAGGACAGGCTGCGGTCCAGAAAGGATTGGAGCCGCTGGCTTATAAAATTTTTGCCCAGAAATGTGATCCCGAGCAGGAAGCACAGGCTTTTGTTGTGCCGGCAAAAGGCGTGGAGTCCGTGGACGAAGCTTTAGCCGGGGCACGGGATATTATCGCTGAAAAGATTGCTGAGAACACAGTCACCCGCAGTGCGATACGTTCTTTGTTTGAACGCAGGGCGGTGATTGAATCCAAACCGACCAAAGCCGCGCTGGCCGAAGAGAACGAGGACAAAGCATCCAAGTTCAGGGATTGGTTTGATTGGCGTGAATCTGCGAAAAAAGCGGCCGGGCATCGCATTCTGGCCTTGTTTCGCGGGGAGCGGGATAAGTTTTTGAAAGTTACCATCCGTCCAGAAGAGTCAGAAGGACTGGATATTCTGCACCGTAAGCTGGTCCGCTCCCGCTCGGCAGTTTCCAAGCAGGTGGAAATGGCGGCAACGGACAGTTACAAGAGGCTGCTGGCTCCGCAGATGGAGACAGAGTTGCGCGGGGTGCTGCTGGAAAAGGCCGAGACTGAGGCGATCAATATATTCGCCGCCAACCTGCGTGAAATTCTGCTTTCACCTCCTCTTGGTGGTAAGCGGGTACTGGCCCTTGATCCGGGATTCCGCACCGGCGCCAAACTGGTCTGCCTTGATGCGCAGGGAACCCTGCTGCATAACGAAACCATCTATCCCGTGACATCAGAGGGTAAAAAGAAAGAAGCCGCGCGGATAGTTACCTCGCTGGTCAAAAAATATGACATTGAAGCCGTCGCAATCGGTAACGGTACCGCCGGACGGGAAACCGAGCAGTTTGTAAAAGAACTGGGCCTTCCTCAATCCATTCAGGTGATCATGGTTAATGAATCCGGGGCCTCGGTTTATTCCGCGTCTGAAATAGCGCGTGAGGAATTTCCGGACTATGACATTACCGTTCGCGGGGCTGTTTCCATCGGACGCAGGCTCATGGACCCACTGGCTGAACTGGTCAAGATTGATCCCAAGTCCATCGGCGTGGGGCAGTATCAGCATGATGTGGACCAGAAAGGGCTGGCGGAAAGTCTGGGCCGGGTTGTGGAATCCTGCGTTAATCTGGTCGGCGTTGAGTTGAACACGGCCAGTGCAAGGTTATTGCAGTCTGTTTCAGGACTGGGACCGGTGCTGGCATCCAATGTAATTAAATTTCGTGACGAGAACGGACCTTTCGGCTCGCGTCGGGATTTGCTCAAAGTCCCCCGGCTTGGTCCTAAGGCTTTTGAGCAGTGTGCTGGGTTTCTGCGAATTCGCGGGGCTAAAAATCCACTGGACGGAACAGCCGTACACCCGGAGCGTTACAAGGCCGTGGCCGGAATAGCCAAAGATCTCGGGGCGGACGTGAGTGAACTGATCAAGTCCGCTGAGCTGCGGTCCAGGGTGAGGCTGGAAGATTATGTTTCAGATGATCTGGGGCTGCCCACTCTTAAAGATATCATGAAGGAACTGGAAAAGCCGGGTCGAGATCCGCGTAAACAGTTCGAGGCCGTGCAGTTCGATGATTCCGTAAAGGAAGTTTCAGACTTACAGGAAGGCATGATCCTGAACGGCATCGTGACCAATGTCACCGCTTTCGGGGCTTTTGTTGATATCGGAGTGCATCAGGACGGTCTGGTTCATATCAGCCGCATGGCAGATGAATTTGTGCGTGATCCGGCGACGGTAGTTCATCCGGGGCAGGCCCTGAAAGTAAAAGTGCTGGAGGTCGATATTCAGCGCAAAAGAATATCGCTCAGCATGCGCGGGTCTGACATGTAG
- a CDS encoding restriction endonuclease, with protein MSERKRNPHQSIRAYCLWCMGGSPQLVRECEDSDCSLYELRGPKTEESQRTCIRAIRRHCLACTVGDRQAIRECKEKECVLRRFRFGVHPKTIQKRKRRQIEKSYLTLPGL; from the coding sequence TTGAGCGAACGGAAAAGAAATCCTCATCAGTCCATACGGGCATACTGCCTGTGGTGCATGGGCGGCAGCCCGCAGCTTGTAAGGGAATGTGAGGACAGCGACTGCTCTCTTTATGAATTGCGCGGACCCAAAACCGAAGAATCACAGCGTACCTGTATCAGAGCCATACGCAGGCATTGTCTTGCCTGTACTGTCGGCGACCGTCAGGCCATACGCGAATGCAAAGAAAAGGAATGCGTACTGCGCCGCTTCCGCTTCGGAGTTCATCCCAAAACCATCCAAAAGCGAAAGAGACGTCAGATCGAAAAGAGTTACCTCACTCTGCCGGGACTTTAG
- a CDS encoding ABC transporter ATP-binding protein produces the protein MSSTIFSLHGINFSYPGNEVLKNVDFALEPGRKIGLTGHNGSGKTTLLHIIMGLLKPQSGQIRYMNREIKTEEDFRELRKGVGLLFQQADDQLFCPTVLEDVAFGPLNLGKSPEEARKIASYTLCTLGLSGYEDRLSYRLSGGEKKLVSLATVLAMEPQALVLDEPTNDLDPTMRKRLIEILNSLDIAMLVVSHDLDFLVQVTDMEYSCNRGTILREASNFKDNNDYGRCEFQP, from the coding sequence ATGAGTTCGACCATATTTTCCCTGCACGGGATTAATTTTTCCTATCCCGGAAATGAAGTCCTCAAAAACGTAGATTTTGCCCTTGAACCGGGCCGAAAAATAGGACTGACCGGGCACAACGGTTCCGGCAAAACAACCTTGCTGCATATCATAATGGGTTTACTTAAGCCGCAGTCCGGGCAGATCCGTTATATGAACCGGGAAATAAAAACCGAAGAAGATTTTCGTGAACTGCGCAAGGGCGTGGGGCTGCTTTTCCAGCAGGCCGATGATCAGCTGTTCTGCCCCACCGTGCTGGAAGACGTGGCTTTCGGTCCGCTAAATCTGGGTAAATCCCCGGAAGAAGCCCGCAAAATAGCCTCATACACCCTTTGCACACTGGGACTTTCAGGATACGAAGACCGGCTTTCCTACCGTCTTTCCGGTGGAGAAAAAAAGCTGGTATCTCTGGCCACGGTTCTAGCCATGGAACCGCAGGCGCTGGTGCTTGACGAACCCACCAATGATCTGGACCCGACCATGCGCAAGAGGCTGATCGAGATCCTTAATTCGCTTGATATAGCCATGCTGGTCGTTTCACATGATCTTGATTTTCTGGTACAGGTTACGGATATGGAATACTCGTGCAACAGGGGAACAATTTTACGCGAGGCTTCAAATTTCAAAGATAATAACGATTACGGACGGTGCGAATTCCAGCCGTAA
- the cbiQ gene encoding cobalt ECF transporter T component CbiQ: MEQITEQFAYGTSIIHTMHPGLRLACAFFFSLTGALVTNLAAAGSVLATGLIFAIFARLNFKILLKRLLLINFFILFLWLFLPFSRPGEPVFNIGPFTATLEGIIYTAIITLKSNGIVLTMTALISTMPVQTLGAGMQSLKLPDKLCRLLLFSWRYVHVMLTEYTRMRRAAAMRGFCPGTNIRTYRTYAWLMGMLLVRSLDRAHRVWQAMLCRGFRGTFYTLNSYRTGRKDLLLLTATTCCIILFIFLEFNKIEVLL, translated from the coding sequence TTGGAACAGATTACTGAACAGTTTGCCTACGGCACCTCGATCATCCACACCATGCATCCCGGATTAAGGCTGGCCTGTGCATTCTTCTTTTCACTTACCGGAGCCTTGGTAACAAATCTTGCGGCGGCAGGCAGCGTCTTAGCGACGGGATTGATTTTCGCAATTTTCGCCCGGCTGAATTTTAAAATCCTGCTTAAACGATTGCTGCTCATAAATTTTTTCATTCTTTTTCTATGGCTGTTCCTGCCCTTTTCCAGGCCAGGGGAACCTGTTTTCAACATCGGCCCCTTTACCGCCACACTGGAAGGAATCATCTATACTGCGATCATAACCTTGAAATCAAACGGGATAGTTCTCACCATGACCGCCCTGATCTCCACCATGCCGGTGCAGACTCTCGGCGCGGGTATGCAATCCCTGAAATTACCGGATAAATTGTGCCGCCTGCTCCTTTTCAGCTGGCGCTATGTGCATGTGATGCTAACAGAGTATACCCGTATGCGCAGGGCCGCCGCCATGCGCGGGTTCTGCCCCGGTACAAATATACGCACCTACCGCACTTATGCATGGCTCATGGGCATGCTTCTGGTACGCAGTCTGGACCGTGCGCACAGAGTCTGGCAGGCCATGCTCTGCCGAGGATTCAGAGGCACATTTTATACCCTGAACAGCTACCGCACGGGCAGAAAAGACCTGCTGTTGCTGACCGCCACCACATGCTGCATCATTCTTTTTATTTTTCTTGAGTTTAATAAAATCGAGGTTCTGCTATGA
- a CDS encoding methyltransferase domain-containing protein — MSRNDELKKIVAEVGKDLIWRPLHDFEQTRLADGVGEDIDGIDPEFKDLDFSGKSVCDLGCNLGHFSFYASEHGAREVVGYDIEPKVVSGAEKLAALYSVDNVEFRLCNFAYDAPERTFDLGMLIDILGKVNIAKGHMVAILQGLEKRSESEMLLTFRPEYYVEKHFGVTIESFLELYPQAVIKDGLFSLLDFAVNLFSAKWELAYLSKPHPEDEQYKRTVYFKRR; from the coding sequence ATGAGCAGAAATGATGAATTAAAAAAAATTGTCGCCGAGGTGGGGAAAGACCTGATCTGGCGGCCCCTTCACGACTTTGAACAAACCCGTCTTGCCGATGGCGTCGGTGAAGATATCGATGGAATAGATCCTGAATTCAAGGACCTTGATTTTTCCGGCAAGAGCGTCTGTGATCTTGGTTGTAATCTGGGCCATTTCTCATTTTATGCCAGTGAACACGGGGCAAGGGAAGTCGTCGGCTATGACATTGAACCCAAGGTTGTAAGCGGAGCTGAAAAGCTGGCTGCGCTTTATTCCGTAGACAATGTCGAGTTCAGGCTTTGCAACTTCGCTTATGACGCGCCGGAGAGGACTTTTGATCTGGGCATGCTCATAGATATCCTCGGTAAGGTGAATATTGCCAAAGGGCATATGGTCGCCATCCTTCAGGGGCTGGAAAAACGCAGTGAATCTGAAATGCTGCTTACTTTCCGTCCTGAATATTATGTGGAAAAGCATTTCGGAGTTACAATTGAAAGCTTTCTGGAATTGTACCCGCAGGCGGTTATTAAAGATGGTCTGTTCAGTCTGTTGGATTTCGCGGTGAATCTTTTCTCCGCAAAATGGGAGCTGGCTTATCTTTCCAAACCGCATCCCGAGGATGAACAGTATAAACGCACTGTTTATTTTAAGCGCAGGTAG
- a CDS encoding shikimate kinase, with product MDKEYIEMVDVEYQVEEKDKKNVYVPGMAKDMIIGGRDSGNVFLFCLNDELRKSIAAQVAEKLEREFVVVSRSDGNPVLEKLAAGDNQIISLPRGAAKSAKIRELLKSNGKVIFIMCDFTALLAASDGSEDAREQISLMLNRFEPSFMEAAHHIVRSDQSEEEILQDVLDKIAI from the coding sequence ATGGATAAAGAATATATAGAAATGGTTGATGTCGAATATCAGGTGGAAGAAAAAGATAAGAAAAATGTTTACGTGCCGGGCATGGCCAAAGACATGATCATAGGCGGACGTGATTCCGGAAATGTTTTTCTATTTTGTCTTAATGATGAATTGCGCAAATCCATCGCAGCACAGGTGGCCGAAAAGCTGGAACGGGAATTTGTTGTTGTCAGCCGCAGCGACGGTAACCCGGTTCTGGAGAAGCTTGCCGCCGGTGACAATCAGATAATCAGCCTGCCGCGGGGAGCCGCAAAATCAGCAAAAATCCGCGAACTGCTCAAAAGCAACGGCAAAGTCATATTCATAATGTGCGACTTTACGGCTCTGTTGGCCGCTTCCGACGGTTCCGAAGATGCGCGTGAGCAGATTTCACTCATGCTTAACCGTTTTGAACCCAGCTTCATGGAAGCGGCTCACCACATTGTGCGGTCCGATCAGAGTGAAGAAGAAATCCTGCAGGATGTTCTGGATAAAATAGCCATATAA
- a CDS encoding arginine deiminase family protein encodes MFSKIIVRTPAQSLGQGLTEAGLGCPDMELTAAQHKNYIEYFTQAGIKVTVLPPVEKFPDSVFVEDTAVMIPHENGTAAFLTCPGAKSRRGEVDEIEAALAAETDRIIRMEGNGLMEGGDVLLMGKTFYVGIDSRTNAEGCEQFTAAAAEFGYKTVPVPFTNGMPHLKTEVSALDQETLLMSARFAKREEFSGFKKLIVPEGEEYSANCLYLGNSLLAPEGFPRTAELLDKNGFTPDFINMSEFRKMDGGLTCLSLRW; translated from the coding sequence ATGTTCAGTAAAATAATAGTCAGAACACCGGCGCAATCCCTTGGGCAAGGGTTGACCGAAGCCGGTCTGGGCTGTCCGGATATGGAACTTACTGCTGCTCAGCACAAAAATTACATTGAATATTTCACTCAGGCCGGGATCAAAGTGACTGTGCTGCCTCCGGTAGAGAAATTCCCGGATTCAGTATTCGTGGAAGATACCGCAGTCATGATCCCGCACGAAAACGGCACAGCAGCCTTCCTGACCTGCCCCGGAGCAAAGTCCCGGCGTGGTGAAGTGGACGAGATAGAAGCTGCCCTCGCAGCCGAAACCGACCGGATAATCCGTATGGAAGGTAATGGTTTAATGGAGGGCGGCGATGTTCTGCTCATGGGTAAAACATTTTATGTAGGCATCGACAGCCGCACCAATGCTGAAGGATGTGAACAGTTTACCGCGGCAGCAGCAGAATTCGGCTACAAAACAGTACCAGTGCCATTTACTAACGGCATGCCGCACCTGAAGACAGAAGTCTCCGCTCTTGATCAGGAAACGCTGCTCATGAGCGCCCGTTTTGCCAAGCGTGAAGAATTCTCAGGATTCAAAAAGCTCATCGTTCCCGAAGGTGAAGAATACAGCGCCAACTGCCTCTATCTCGGCAACAGCCTGCTCGCCCCCGAAGGGTTCCCCCGTACAGCGGAGCTGCTTGATAAAAACGGTTTTACACCGGATTTTATCAATATGTCTGAATTCCGCAAAATGGATGGCGGGTTAACCTGCTTATCTTTACGCTGGTAG